DNA from Prevotella melaninogenica:
CCCAGTCAGCTGTCATTGCGTCCATTGATGTAACGGCACGGAGAGCAACTGGATGCTCGTAAGTACGCTCATCACCCATCACTCCTACTGAACGAATCGTAGAGAGTAATACGGTACCAGCCTGCCAAACATGATCGTAAAGACTTGTACCATCTGGCATAGTATAGTCGTGCATCTTCTCAATATATATATCGTCAGCATCCTGAAGGATACGAACTTTATCACGAGTGATGTCACCCAAAATACGAACAGCAAGACCAGGACCAGGGAATGGATGACGCTTGATAAGGCGTTCTGGCATTCCAAGCTCATAACCTACACGGCGAACCTCGTCCTTGAAGAGCCAACGGAGTGGCTCACAAAGCTGAAGATGCATCTCCTCTGGAAGTCCACCTACGTTATGGTGACTCTTAATAACCATACCCGTAATACTCAGACTCTCTATGCGGTCTGGGTAAATAGTTCCCTGTGCAAGCCACTTAGCATCCGTAATCTTCTTAGCCTCAGCATTAAACACCTCAACGAAGTCACGCCCAATAATCTTGCGCTTCTGCTCTGGGTCGGTAACACCTTCCAAATCCTTAAAGAATTGCTCAGAAGCATCAACGCCGATAACGTTCAGTCCAAGTCCCTTATAAGCATCCATCACCTTTGTAAACTCGTTCTTACGGAGCATACCGTGGTCTACGAAGATACAAGTAAGGTTCTTACCGATAGCCTTATTGAGCAATACTGCACAAACAGAAGAGTCAACACCACCAGAAAGACCAAGGATAACACGGTCGTTACCCACCTGCTCACGAATCTCCTGAACAGCACTTTCTACAAATGAAGCTGCACTCCACTCCTGCTCGCTACCACAGATATTCACAACGAAGTTCTCCAACAACTTCTTACCCTGCAATGAGTGGTAAACCTCTGGGTGGAACTGTACTGCCCATACTGGCTGTGTCTTTGATGCAAAGGCAGCATACTTAACGTCACCTGTAGAAGCTATAATGTCGTAATCCTCTGGGATTGCTGTAATCGTATCACCATGACTCATCCATACCTGCGAACCTTTCTCAAAGCCTGCAAAAAGGCGGTTGTTAAGGTCGATACTCTCTAAGTTGGCACGACCATACTCACGTGTACCCGTCTGCTCAACCTTACCTCCATTTGAATAAGAGATGTACTGAGCACCATAACAGATACCGAGCACTGGAATCTTACCGATAAACTGACTGAGGTCTACCTTGAAAGCCTCTGGGTCATGTACGGAATAAGGTGAACCAGAAAGAATCACACCAATCACAGATGGGTCGTCCTTCGGGAACTTGTTGTAAGGGAGGATCTCGCAGAAGGTATCCAACTCACGTACACGACGGCCAATAAGCTGGGTTGTCTGTGAGCCGAAATCCAAAATGATAATCTTCTGTTGCATGTAAATGAATGTATTTAAAAATATCAGTTCTCCGTCTTGGAGTTTTGATACTCTGAATTTGCAATAAAGTCTTCAGCAGCCTGCAAGCTGTCGAGTTTGCCTACATCAAGTAGATGAAGGTCGGTTTGTAGTTCTCCTCGGATATCAAGTTTGTCGCAGTTGTTGAGATAGAACTCCATGATTGGGAACTTATCCTTATCAACAGCCTCAACAGCTTGTAGCGCAGAAGGAGCTAACACGTGTATACCAGAGAAGGCACAGAGGTAACAGTTGTTCTGATAATAAGAACTTTCTTCCTCTGTTGGTGAGACAAAATGCAACTGACGTATCTCGGCATGAGGTGAATTCACCTCACCTGTAGCCACATTTGTCCAGCCCACCAAGCGCATATTGCTATCGAATACTAAGTAACGCTGAGTGACACGACGGCTTACCAACAGCAGAGCATCTGCCTTTGTTTCTAAAGCATGGCGATAGAAAGCAGCTAAATCCACATTACTTAATATGTCAACATTGTGAATCAGCACTGGCTGATGCTGATCAAAAAGCGAAGCAGCTCGCTTGATACCACCACCGGTGTCAAGGAGCTGCTCTGTTTCATCAGACACATAGATATCCACACCATAGTTGTGTGCATCCAAATAGTCTATTATCTGGTTTGCAAAATGATGTACATTAACAACCATACGACTGCATCCAGCATCTATTAATCTCCTGATTACATGCTCAAGCAGTGGCGCACCTCCCACCCTTACCAACGCTTTTGGCATTGTGTCAGTAAGCGGTTTCAAACGGGTACCGAGTCCGGCTGCAAAAATCATTGCCTGCATTTGCTTTTCTTTTTATGCCTACAAAATTAATGCTTTTATTTCAGTCTACAAAGGAATGACGGACATAAATCAAAAAGAAAGGTTTTTACTTTGTATCTTATCGTTATAATATAGTCACAGAGTGAGGATAAAAAAGGTTCTACCGTTAAATGTGTAGAATGTTAATAGAATGAGATTAATCCACATACATGGTATGATTTGCTCTAATTAAATGGTTTTATGGAGAAGAATAAACAACATGATAAATGTATTTAGATGCAATGTCTATCTTTCTTCTACAAACAACTTATTCCCATGTTATATATTTTTTGTAAACTATTTTCGTACGGTTCAAAACTAATATATGCTCTTTCGGCTTCTAAAAGACGCCCAATTGACTTGCAAAAGGTGCCCTTTAAGACCCTTACTAACGCCCTTTTGAAGTCCAATTAAGCACCTTTTACTTTACTACTTTATAATAAATTGATTTCCTGTTAATTATAAACCTGCTTTTTGTATGTGATTTTGCCATTATTTATTGATGTCTTATTCAAAATTATGTAATGATTTTTCAAAACCTTTTCTACAAATTACCGAAGTCCTAATTGAAATGACTTTTAATGTCAGAGGATGATAATAGGACAGATAGTTGACTGTCGTAGTCATGTTTTTGTTTAGTGAGTAACTTCGATTCTCCCGATAACGCAATACGAAAAGCGTTCACACATTTAACCCAAATCGGTCATTAGGACACCACAATGTTTCAGGAATAAATGACTACAGAAACCTTACTCCTCCAGTTTCCATTGCCATTTTCTCATATCTACACAGCCATTTGCACGGAAGGTTATCCCTTCTGCTTCCAACAAACCGCGCTGTTCTTTCCAACAAGAGGCTGTACGTCCGTTACCATTAACGACTCGATGACATGGCAAATGTTCTACTTCAGAGACATCATGTAGTACTTTTCCAACCAAACGAGCATGACGAGGACAGCCTACAAGCCATGCTATCTGTCCATAACTCAGTACACGACCGCTCGGGATTGATGCCACAACGTTATAGACCTCTTTGCGAAATTCTTCTATATCTACAGCCATTCGTACTCCAAATTGTCTTAATAAAAAAGGAGCGAAGAAATTTAGTAAGGGTTAAGCCGATACCTTTCATATCCTTACACTGCTGCCCTCCGAAAAGAAACAGTAATGGCTTACCCCCACTAAAACCTTCAACTCCTAAACAATTGTCCCTCAAAGGACTATTAAAACTTACTTATCAGCTTTTGCTTAAAGCACAGCCTCAACAGCTTTCTGAACCTCCTTGAGGTCTACTGTAGGCTCGAAGCGTGCAACAACCTCACCATTGCGGTTAACGAGGAACTTTGTGAAGTTCCACTGGATGTCGTTCTGCTTGCGTGGCTCTGTGTTTGCCTTGTTGTAAAGGTCTTCCATGATAGCAGCCAACTTCTCCTCGTATGCACCGCCAGCATAGCCCTTCTCACTCTTCAACCATGTATAGAGAGGGAGCTCGTTAGCACCGTTCACATCGCTCTTCTTGAACTGTGGGAAGTCAGTACCAAACTTTGCTGTACAGAACTCGTGAATCTCCTCGTCTGTACCAGGAGCCTGATGACCGAACTGGTCACATGGAATATCGAGAATCTCAAGACCCTTCTCCTTCAGACTGCGATACATTGCCTCCAACTCCTCATACTGTGGAGTGAAGCCACAACCTGTCGCTGTATTTACGATAAGAAGTACCTTACCCTTATATGTCTCGAGACTTACCTCGTTACCTTTCTTATCTTTCAAATTGAAATCATAAACTGTTGCCATAATTCTTTACTCTTTATTAAATTCTACAATAATATTTTTTACGCCATAAAAGCGATATTTCAAACTCGTGTGTTTCGTCTATCATAGCCTTGAAAAGTATCAACCAAGGAAGTTTCTACCCTATCAAAGTTCTCTCTTAATCCTTACGACTTATTTTCTTAATCTCGACATCCACTGCTTGCAAACCTGCCAACCACCAGTAGACCACAATGCCCATGCTATCAGTACAGGCTGGAAGAATAGTCGGATAAGACGTGCAGTATCAGTATTCAAACCGAATGAATCAATATGATAGAAATATTGATTGAGGTTTCCAGGGAAGATGAGTACAAAGAAGAGGGCGAGCAACGCTCCTACAACCGCCTTATGCTTACACAAGAATAGCATACTCAATCCTAAAGCAATCTCTACTACGCCCGAAGAAAGTACCACAAAATCTGTAAACCCTTCTGAGAACCGAAGCCACATAGGCACCTGTGCCACAAACTTCAATCGGTTAAACGTTAGGTGAGAAACACCTGCATAAGTCATAAATGCTCCTAAAAGGAGGCGGAATATCATCTTCACTTTGTTCATCCTGTTTCTTTGTAAATGGGGGCGCATCACCCTCTCCCAGCGCTAACTGATATCAGTGTCGCACCCCCTAAAATACCTTTACTTACTAATCGTCTTTACAATCTTTTATTACTCGAATCTTTCTAAACCATTATTCTCAGTTGCAAAGTTATAAAAAGATACTTATATCGCAAGCGACTACACATTAGTTTTAACATTATTTTGCATCTATAACAGGCTTTCCTCCCACTAATAGACAGCCTTAACGGGAACTATAACCCCCTCCCTTGTTCTTTATTATCGTTGTATTAGTGCCGAGCACATATTGTGCTCATGGTAAGCACCAATAGTGCTAAGTCTCAACACCATGCAAAAAGGTGCTGAGGTAAACAACTCACGACTTTCATTAGAAAAGCATTTTACTATTAATGACAAGTCAACTTTATCAATAGTCCGTTAAATTTTCGCAGTTTGCGAAGCTTTTACCCAAAAGCCAACAGGAATTGTGGCAGAAAGAAAACATGATAAGTCTCTGAGAAAGAGATAATTAGGCAATAGAATATAACAAAGTATAACATAATAAAATCGGCTATCTCATTGAATTTCAGTAACTTTATAGATGTAAAAAGACAATAAAGTTTATGCTGATAACCAACTTGATTAGCCGATATATGAAGCTCTGCAAAGCAGCATTTAGTGCTGAAGATGGAGCAAAGTTAAACAAAAGTATTCAAACAAACGTCATGGAAATGCTTTTTCTTTTGATGGTCATCCCAAGGAAATGTAATTTTACGCAGATGGGACGCTATGGAAAGCGTGGCGAACAATGCTATCGGCAGACGGCAGAGCGCAGCGTGAACTGGCTCGAAATAAATATGTGGCTGAGTGCTTTCGCCTTCAAGCAGGGTAAAGGGCTCAATGCCATCGTTATTGATCCAAGCTTCATCAAGAAGGCTGGGAAGCATACCCCATACGTGGGTACGTTTTGGTCGGGCTGTGCAGGTGCGGTAAAGCACGGTCTTGAGATCCTCGGCATCGGTGTGATAGACGTGGACTTGCATGAGTGTATGATGCTCAAGGCTGTGCAGACCACATTGGAAAAAGGGGAGGAGAAAAAAGAGATGAGTCTATACGACTGGTATACCAAGGTGTTGGAGGACGACAAGGTAACTTTACAGCGTATTTGCAAGGTTCTTGTCGCTGACTCAGCCTTCTCCAAAAGACCTTTCATCGACAAGGTAATGAAGATGGGCTTCCATGTTGTGAGCCGCTTGCGTCATGACGCAGCCTTGTTCTACACATGGGATGGGGAACCCACGGGAAAGCCCGGCCGTCCTCGTATCAAAGGTGACAAGATTGACGTAAGGAACATCGACATATCCAAAGGCAATGAGCTTGATTTAGGAGAGACCAAAGGCAAAGCCTATGCGCTCAAGGCGTGGTGCAAGTCCTTGCATAGGGTCGTGTCGATTGTCATCCACGAGTTGCCCAACGGTGTCCGCCGTTTGTACTTCTCTACGGATGAGAGCATGAGTGGACGCGATGTGATGGAGTACTATACCACACGTTTCCAAGAGGAGTTTTGCTTTCGCGACGCAAAGCAATTCCTCGGTCTTACCGATTGTCAGGCACGCGACAAGAGAAAACTTGAATTTGCTTTCAACTCTTCATTCACAGCACTCAATGTGACCAAAATCATGTGCAAGGAACTTGGCACGTCCATCGGTCGACTTAAAGCGCAGATGGTCAATGCCTACTATGCACAACGAATTATTGACGTGTTCGAGAAGAACCCGAACACGCCATTAAATAAAGAAAGGATAAATGATATATTTAGTTTCGCTGCTGATGCAGCATAATATTTAACGGACTATTGCTTTATATAATCTGTAAAATAACTTGTCAAAAGACAATATAACGTTGTTACTTTAAAAGGCTTGTACATAAGGGAGTTTGCCATTTAAACTTTCGCTAATCAGATTCGTTGTCAACAAGTAAACGAGGCAAACAACCCTATTCCAAAGCCTTATAAGAAAAAGGATTCCTATCGTCCTCCTTTCCGCCTATTACACTCACGGCATAACATCTGACAGTTTTCTATCACAGTTCTTCCGCCTTCACGCCATGGAGTAATATGGTCACCCTCCATAAACTCATAATCAAACTCTTTTTGACAAGACGGACAAATATGATGTTGCTTTTCCCACACAGCACGTTTAATATCATCTGGAAAACAACGCAAATCAAGGTGACGCTCATCTCCTGTCAGCACATAAGGAATTATACCCACTTGTTTCTGTACATCACTATCAAGAATCAGTTTAGAAATTCTGCTGGCTAAGTCTGCTGTATCAAGAGTTGTACTGTGATATTTATCATAGTATAAAGCCCAATTAAGACCCTTCATAATCTTTTTAAACTTCTTCAAATCAAAGTTTGTTATAGTCCAATTGAGTACATTCTGAAAGTAAGTCCAAAGATTATTTGCATTTGGGTCATGCTGATGTTCCGCCATATAACCGACCACAGACTGCGGCTTTCCTTCTCTTGTTTCGTGTTCTGCCATCCATTCCAGTGCCTTCTTCAAGAACTCTTGCCGAATTGGCGTACCATTAACCAAGTCTTTTCCCAAACGATATGCACCACAGTTTGACTTAGAGAAATGGCGTTTAGCATCCGTAACAAACGGACCAGCATAGACAGCATTATTTATCTCCTGCTCGTTTAGGGGCTTACCAGCGATGTTTATTGTCTTGAACCATTCTAACTTCTCAGAGGGTTCACCCTCACAAAGGTAGATAGTCAACGGATAATCGAGGATAAGTTTCTGTATATCTGCTGGTTGATTGAAAAAGTTTTTGAAATCATAAGCAAACTTCCCGTCAACATACTCACAGAGTGAGAGCGTTCTTTGCTGACCATCCATCACTTCATAAGGGCATTCTGCATCCTCACTACGCCTTACCCAATACATTACATTCAGTGGGTAGCCTTTTAAGACTGTTGATATTACAGCTTGTTGTTCTTTCTCATTATATATAAACTCACGTTGATAAGGTGGGCGAATGTCCAATTGTCCACCATAACCACGCACACCCTGCTCCTCGCTATTAATGTAACCACGTGCTATATCACCTACTGTTACCTCTATTTGTTTGATTGTCATCATAAGACTTCTTATTGAATATATCCTTATTCTATGATAGTTTAAGACTGAAAATATTTAAAGACGTTTATTACGAATAATTATTCTACTATATTGCCGTTTACCATTAACGACTCCACAACCGCCTCGATCTTCTTTATGATTAGTATAACCCATTATTTCTAATACTTCCTTGGGAGCAGAAGCACGTGTATTCCCACTTGCTTGCCAAATAATTTCAAACTGATTTGGATTATACTTATCGAGAAAAGTTATAGGAACTCCCATTAACCCTTTATAATCCATGGGAATATCTTGAGTACGTCCAACATTAATAGCATCATAGTTATCATACTTTGGATACTCCTCTGGTGAATAGCGACATACTAAATCTAACTCTTCATTGCGCTTGGGTATTTCCAAGTTAGTAAACCAATTGACCCCAGACACACGTATTCGGTCTTCTTTATGATTACCAGCCGTCGCTGTATCTTCATACGGTGAATAGAAATGAGTTGCTCCTCCTTTGAATCCATAACCTAACCATAGCTTATTCTCTTTGATGAGTGGGAACACTTCCTTATACGTAATAGCATTCTGATGCCCCACAATAATAAACTTCTTATCGTAAGCCATTAACTGTCCTATATACTCTCGGAATAAAGAGAAAGGCGGATTAGAAACAACGATATCAGCTTCCTTTAAAAGAGCAACACACTCAGGTGAGCGGAAATCACCAGTCTGCAGAATAGACATCACATTCTTATCATTCATTAAAAGGTAGCGAACATCGGATAAATCAACTGCCCCATCCCCATTCATATCCTTCACTTCGGTTACTTCCATCTTATAAGCAACTTTCTGTGGCTCGGAGTCTGCATCATCAAAACGGAACACCAACTCGTTACCTTGCATTGGAGAGCCATTATAACAGGTGCAGATAAGTTTCTTTAATCCTAACTGATTAAAGCGTAAAGCAAAGTATTTAAAGAAGTTACTCTCGTAAGGGTCATCACAATTACAGAGCACTGTCTTTCCACGGAAGTGTTTCCAATAATGTTGTAATTCTCGTTCTATATCGCTCAACTGCGTATAAAACTCGTCTTTTTTAGCTGTCTTTGCAGCATTTAGGTTTTTATTTGCCATTATGAATGATAGTCTTATTGCATTACGACTATCAATCACGCCAAGACACAATAAAGGCGTGGATGCACCTTATTGCGTTCAGCTATGAGGCAGCGTAGGAAGGAAACCTCAGTCAACTAACAAGAATGCACCACGCCTATTGCGTGTGCATTGCTATTAATTAGTTGTCTGAAGCATACCATACGATACACTTGTCACATATTATTCATGTCACATTATTTCCAAGAAGTTTCCTACGCTTTTGGCTGAACGCGAATAATAGCGAATGCTTTATTTACCAACAATGTAATGGACTGGCTTAGCCAAATCCGCTTCAAAGATACAAAAAAGCTATGAAAAGCCAAAAACAACTGTAAGAAAAACGAAATAAAGCTTTAAAGACAGAGCCTTTTTACTTTTAATTCTTTTACTTCATATATTTATTACATTTACAGAAATATCTCCATACTACACGATACTACCCAACAAAACAAGCTGTGTAAACGAAACATAGTGTAGAAGTTTTAATGACGTGAAAAGGAATAGTTAGTAATTGACAAACGATTTCTCTAACACAAACTTTCCTGTCACTTCTGTCATTCAAGTTAGAAACGTAAAAGGTTGATTTCTAATACATTTACGCTAAATGTTAAAAATGACAGGAAAATGAAATCAAAAAAACTCTTGTATAATACGTGATAATTCCCTTCTTACTTTAGTAGACTTAACCACTCCATATTATCGAAGTGTGGCAAAAAAGAAAGGAAAACACTAATATTAGCTATTTTTTCGTTATCTTTGCAGCAACAAAACATTGAGAACGAGAATGGAAAGTGCAAAGAAGTATTTGTTGGGAATGACACTTGGAGAGTTGAAAGAGGTTGCCAAGTCGCTCGGAATGCCAGCTTTTACAGGCGGACAGATAGCCAAATGGCTCTATACACAGCATGTGAAAAGTATTGATGAGATGACGAACATCTCAAAAGCAAACAGAGAGAAACTCGCTGCTGAATATGCTATTGGCTGCAAAGAGCCTATCGATGCACAACATTCTAAAGACGGAACTATCAAATATCTCTTCCCTACTGACAGCGGTAAGTTTGTTGAAACGGTATATATTCCAGACGAAGACCATGCTACACTCTGTGTTTCTTCACAAGTAGGATGTAAGATGAACTGCCTCTTCTGCCAGACAGGAAAGCAGGGTTTCGAAGGTAGTCTTTCAGCTACAGATATTCTTAATCAGATTTATTCCCTCCCAGAACGTGATAAATTGACGAATATCGTCTTCATGGGTCAGGGTGAGCCAATGGATAACCTTGATAACGTACTGCGCACCACAGAGATTATGACTGCTGACTTTGGTTACGGATGGTCACCAAAGCGAATCACAGTAAGCAGTGTGGGTGTCAAAGGAAAGCTAAAACGATTCCTTGATGAGAGCGACTGCCACGTTGCTATCAGTATGCACACCCCTTTACACGAGCAACGTTCGGAGTTGATGCCAGCAGAAAAAGGAATGTCTATTGATAGTATTATCGAGTTACTCAGCAATTACGACTTCTCTCATCAGCGCCGTCTATCATTCGAATATATTGTCTTCAAGGATTTCAACGACAGCGAGGAACATGCCAAGGCTATCGTACAACTACTCAAAGGATTGGACTGCCGAATGAATCTTATTCGCTTCCATCCTATCCCTAATATCCCATTGCAGGGTGTTGATGACCACAGAATGGAGAAATTCAGAAACTATCTAACACAACATGGAGTCTTCACAACTATCCGTGCCAGTCGTGGACAGGATATCTTTGCAGCCTGCGGTCTGCTCTCAACAGCAAAGAAGATAGAAGAAGAAAGAGGGAGAGGGAAAAAGTAAAAAGGTAAAAAATAAGAACGCAAAAAGACTAACAGACTACACACAGAGAGCCAATAGGAAACTGAATATAACAAAACAATACAAGATATAAGTATATGAACGATAATAAAAGAGTCCGCGTAGCAATCACACACGGAGATACCAACGGCATTGGATATGAGCTTATCTTTAAGACCTTTGCCGAACCAGAGATGCTGGAGCTTTGTACGCCTATCATCTATGGTTCGCCTAAAGTAGCCACCTATCATCGTAATGCACTTGACATAGAAGCTAACTTCACTATCATCAAAGATGCATCAGAAGCACAGAACGGACGACTCAACCTGCTCCCTGTATTTGATGACGAAATTAAGGTTGATTTGGGCGTTGCCTCAGAGGAGTCTGGTATTGCTGGATTACGTGCTGTAGACAAGGCCTTAGAGGACTATCGCCAAGGACTATTTGACGTTCTCGTTACAGCTCCTATTGACAATAATGAGCACTTCCACTTCAGCGGTCAAAGCCGTTACATCGAAGATCACATGGAATCAGAGGAGCAAGGCTTATCAATCTTGATTAACGATGGATTGCGTGTTGCCCTTGCTACACGTAATCTCCCACTGCGCCAAGTAGCAGAATCAATATCAAAGGCAAGTATTGTTAATAATGCGAGTGCACTCTTTAAGAGTCTTCGCCGTGACTTCCGCCTTTCTTGTCCACGCATTGCAGTGCTTGGCTTGAACCCTAAAGCTGGCGACAACGGTTTGTTAGGCTCTGAAGAACATGAGATAATCTTGCCAGCTATTGACGAACTTGTTGAGAATGGCATACAAGCCTTTGGTCCTTACCCTGCCGATACATTCTTTGGGTGCAATAACACAGAGCATTTTGATGGTATCTTGGCAATGTATTACGAACAAGGGCTTGCTCCTTTCCGTACGCTTTCTGTATCTCATGGTATCATTTACACAGCAGGATTGCCACTCGTTCGCACCTCTGCAGAAATTCCTAATAGCCTTTCATTAGCAGGAAAGGGTACTATTGACGAACTACCATTCCGTCATGCAATCTACCTTGCTATCGACATCTTCCGCAATCGTGCAGAATATGATGCACCAATGGGCAATCCACTTCCAAAGCTTTACAAGGAAAGAAGGGACGAAAGCGACAAGGTGCGCTTTGCTATTCCACGTAAGCGTGAGGATCGCATACCAAACAATGGTGAAAACCGTAATACGAAAGAGACACACTAAGCGTGTCTTCCTTCATTCCTTACGACAAATATAAATAAGAAGACTTAT
Protein-coding regions in this window:
- the rlmN gene encoding 23S rRNA (adenine(2503)-C(2))-methyltransferase RlmN; this encodes MESAKKYLLGMTLGELKEVAKSLGMPAFTGGQIAKWLYTQHVKSIDEMTNISKANREKLAAEYAIGCKEPIDAQHSKDGTIKYLFPTDSGKFVETVYIPDEDHATLCVSSQVGCKMNCLFCQTGKQGFEGSLSATDILNQIYSLPERDKLTNIVFMGQGEPMDNLDNVLRTTEIMTADFGYGWSPKRITVSSVGVKGKLKRFLDESDCHVAISMHTPLHEQRSELMPAEKGMSIDSIIELLSNYDFSHQRRLSFEYIVFKDFNDSEEHAKAIVQLLKGLDCRMNLIRFHPIPNIPLQGVDDHRMEKFRNYLTQHGVFTTIRASRGQDIFAACGLLSTAKKIEEERGRGKK
- a CDS encoding MGMT family protein, which produces MAVDIEEFRKEVYNVVASIPSGRVLSYGQIAWLVGCPRHARLVGKVLHDVSEVEHLPCHRVVNGNGRTASCWKEQRGLLEAEGITFRANGCVDMRKWQWKLEE
- a CDS encoding adenine-specific methyltransferase EcoRI family protein, whose protein sequence is MANKNLNAAKTAKKDEFYTQLSDIERELQHYWKHFRGKTVLCNCDDPYESNFFKYFALRFNQLGLKKLICTCYNGSPMQGNELVFRFDDADSEPQKVAYKMEVTEVKDMNGDGAVDLSDVRYLLMNDKNVMSILQTGDFRSPECVALLKEADIVVSNPPFSLFREYIGQLMAYDKKFIIVGHQNAITYKEVFPLIKENKLWLGYGFKGGATHFYSPYEDTATAGNHKEDRIRVSGVNWFTNLEIPKRNEELDLVCRYSPEEYPKYDNYDAINVGRTQDIPMDYKGLMGVPITFLDKYNPNQFEIIWQASGNTRASAPKEVLEIMGYTNHKEDRGGCGVVNGKRQYSRIIIRNKRL
- a CDS encoding nucleotidyltransferase family protein, whose translation is MQAMIFAAGLGTRLKPLTDTMPKALVRVGGAPLLEHVIRRLIDAGCSRMVVNVHHFANQIIDYLDAHNYGVDIYVSDETEQLLDTGGGIKRAASLFDQHQPVLIHNVDILSNVDLAAFYRHALETKADALLLVSRRVTQRYLVFDSNMRLVGWTNVATGEVNSPHAEIRQLHFVSPTEEESSYYQNNCYLCAFSGIHVLAPSALQAVEAVDKDKFPIMEFYLNNCDKLDIRGELQTDLHLLDVGKLDSLQAAEDFIANSEYQNSKTEN
- the guaA gene encoding glutamine-hydrolyzing GMP synthase, producing the protein MQQKIIILDFGSQTTQLIGRRVRELDTFCEILPYNKFPKDDPSVIGVILSGSPYSVHDPEAFKVDLSQFIGKIPVLGICYGAQYISYSNGGKVEQTGTREYGRANLESIDLNNRLFAGFEKGSQVWMSHGDTITAIPEDYDIIASTGDVKYAAFASKTQPVWAVQFHPEVYHSLQGKKLLENFVVNICGSEQEWSAASFVESAVQEIREQVGNDRVILGLSGGVDSSVCAVLLNKAIGKNLTCIFVDHGMLRKNEFTKVMDAYKGLGLNVIGVDASEQFFKDLEGVTDPEQKRKIIGRDFVEVFNAEAKKITDAKWLAQGTIYPDRIESLSITGMVIKSHHNVGGLPEEMHLQLCEPLRWLFKDEVRRVGYELGMPERLIKRHPFPGPGLAVRILGDITRDKVRILQDADDIYIEKMHDYTMPDGTSLYDHVWQAGTVLLSTIRSVGVMGDERTYEHPVALRAVTSMDAMTADWAHLPYDFMADVSNEIIRKVKGVNRVCYDISSKPPSTIEWE
- a CDS encoding glutathione peroxidase yields the protein MATVYDFNLKDKKGNEVSLETYKGKVLLIVNTATGCGFTPQYEELEAMYRSLKEKGLEILDIPCDQFGHQAPGTDEEIHEFCTAKFGTDFPQFKKSDVNGANELPLYTWLKSEKGYAGGAYEEKLAAIMEDLYNKANTEPRKQNDIQWNFTKFLVNRNGEVVARFEPTVDLKEVQKAVEAVL
- a CDS encoding DoxX family protein, coding for MNKVKMIFRLLLGAFMTYAGVSHLTFNRLKFVAQVPMWLRFSEGFTDFVVLSSGVVEIALGLSMLFLCKHKAVVGALLALFFVLIFPGNLNQYFYHIDSFGLNTDTARLIRLFFQPVLIAWALWSTGGWQVCKQWMSRLRK
- a CDS encoding HNH endonuclease family protein; amino-acid sequence: MMTIKQIEVTVGDIARGYINSEEQGVRGYGGQLDIRPPYQREFIYNEKEQQAVISTVLKGYPLNVMYWVRRSEDAECPYEVMDGQQRTLSLCEYVDGKFAYDFKNFFNQPADIQKLILDYPLTIYLCEGEPSEKLEWFKTINIAGKPLNEQEINNAVYAGPFVTDAKRHFSKSNCGAYRLGKDLVNGTPIRQEFLKKALEWMAEHETREGKPQSVVGYMAEHQHDPNANNLWTYFQNVLNWTITNFDLKKFKKIMKGLNWALYYDKYHSTTLDTADLASRISKLILDSDVQKQVGIIPYVLTGDERHLDLRCFPDDIKRAVWEKQHHICPSCQKEFDYEFMEGDHITPWREGGRTVIENCQMLCRECNRRKGGR
- a CDS encoding PdxA family dehydrogenase — its product is MNDNKRVRVAITHGDTNGIGYELIFKTFAEPEMLELCTPIIYGSPKVATYHRNALDIEANFTIIKDASEAQNGRLNLLPVFDDEIKVDLGVASEESGIAGLRAVDKALEDYRQGLFDVLVTAPIDNNEHFHFSGQSRYIEDHMESEEQGLSILINDGLRVALATRNLPLRQVAESISKASIVNNASALFKSLRRDFRLSCPRIAVLGLNPKAGDNGLLGSEEHEIILPAIDELVENGIQAFGPYPADTFFGCNNTEHFDGILAMYYEQGLAPFRTLSVSHGIIYTAGLPLVRTSAEIPNSLSLAGKGTIDELPFRHAIYLAIDIFRNRAEYDAPMGNPLPKLYKERRDESDKVRFAIPRKREDRIPNNGENRNTKETH
- a CDS encoding transposase, encoding MKLCKAAFSAEDGAKLNKSIQTNVMEMLFLLMVIPRKCNFTQMGRYGKRGEQCYRQTAERSVNWLEINMWLSAFAFKQGKGLNAIVIDPSFIKKAGKHTPYVGTFWSGCAGAVKHGLEILGIGVIDVDLHECMMLKAVQTTLEKGEEKKEMSLYDWYTKVLEDDKVTLQRICKVLVADSAFSKRPFIDKVMKMGFHVVSRLRHDAALFYTWDGEPTGKPGRPRIKGDKIDVRNIDISKGNELDLGETKGKAYALKAWCKSLHRVVSIVIHELPNGVRRLYFSTDESMSGRDVMEYYTTRFQEEFCFRDAKQFLGLTDCQARDKRKLEFAFNSSFTALNVTKIMCKELGTSIGRLKAQMVNAYYAQRIIDVFEKNPNTPLNKERINDIFSFAADAA